In Haliaeetus albicilla chromosome 31, bHalAlb1.1, whole genome shotgun sequence, the genomic window CACGTCACCCACCCCcggtgtccccagccccaccttGCTCCACGCCAGTGACGATGGAGGCGAAGTTGTCATCGAGGAGGATCATGTCGGCCGCGTTCTTGGCGGCGTCGGAGCCGGCGATGCCCATGGCCACCCCGATGTCGGCCTTCTTCAGCGCCGGGGAGTCGTTCACCCCGTCCCCCGTCACCGCCACGATGGCACCCTGGGGACATTAGGAGCGGAGAAGTGAGGGTTGAGGACCATCCCCATGTCCACCATGGTGGCACCTTGAGGACACGGGGAGTGGAGAAGTGAGGGTTGAGGACCATCACCATCCCCATCATGGTGGCACCTTGGGGACGTGGGGACCAGGGAGATGGCGACAGGgaccatccccatccccatcatgGTGGCACCTTGGGGACAGAGGGACCAGGGAGATGGCGACAGGGACCATCACCATGTCCATCATGGTGGCACCTTGGGGACAGAGGGACcagggagatggggacagggaccatCGCCATGTCCATCATGGTGGCACCTTGGGGACAGAGGGACcagggagatggggacagggaccatCACCATGTCCATCATGGTGGCACCTTGGGGATGTGGGGACCATTCCCATCCCCAATGTGATGGCACCCTGAGGACAAGGACGCTGAGGGCACCTCTCTGGtcatcccagtgtccccagtgaCCCCTTCCCACCAGGACTGGTGGTGGCTTTGGGCcatgcccgtgtcccccccagtgtccccgtGTCCCTCCAATGTCCCCCCAACATCCCGAATGTCCCCACCAGCCGCTGGCAGCTCTCCACGATGACGAGTTTCTGCTGCGGTGACGTCCGGGCGAAGACCATCTCGGGGTGGGCGCGTAGAAGAACCTCCAAAGCCTCCGGTGTCATGGACGCCAGCTCCGCTCCCGTCACCACCCGCGCCCGCGCCTGCctgggggggacgacacacgaCCGGACATCTGGGTCCCCCCCacctggacacctgggtccctccTGGACATCTGGGTCCCCTCTCGGACAGCTGAGTCCCACCTGGGGTCCACTTGCTCAAGGGGCACGCGTAGACGAGCTGCCACCTCCTCGGGGGTCTCGCTGCCCTCGGAGATGATGCCGACGGCCGCCGCGATGGCCTTGGCCGTGATGGGGTGGTCTCCGGTCACCATGATCACCTGGGGACATCATGTCCTCATGTGTCTCCATGTTCTTCCATGTCCTTGATGTCCCCCCAACCCCATGTCCCTCCACGCCCTTGATGTCCCCCCATCTCTATGTCCCTCCCAATCCCCATGTCCATCTTGTCCCCATGTCTCTCCATGTTCCTCCATGTTCTTGATGTCCCACCATCCCCGTGTCCCTCCTGATCCCTATGTCCCTCCATGTCTCTCCATGTCCCCCCAACCCCATGTCCTTCCATGTCCTTGATGTCCCCCCAACCCTATGTCCCTCCATATCTCTCCACGTCCTTGATGTCCCTGCATCCCCATATCCTTCCACGTAATGATGTCCCCCCATCTCTATGTCCCTCCCAATCCCCATGTCCATCTTCTGTCTCCATGTCTCTCCATGTCCTTCCATGTCCTTGATGTCCCCCCAACCCCATGTCCCTCCTgatccccatgtcccccatgtcTCTCCATGTCCTccatgtccccccatccccaagtccttccaTGTCCTTCCATGTCCTTGATGTCCCCCCATCTCTATGTTGCTCCCAATCCCCATGTCCATCTTGTCCCCATGTCTCTCCATGTTCTTCCATGTCCTTGAtgtcccccccaaccccatgtCCTTCCACGTCCCTGATGTCCCCCCAACCCCATGTCTCTCCATGTCCCTCCACGTCCCTGATGTCCCCCCAATCCCATGTCCCTCCACGTCCCTGatgtccccccatccccatgtccctccATGTCCTTCCACCTCCTTGatgtccccccatccctccctgtccctccaCGTCCCTGatgtccccccatccccatgtccccccacgTCCTTCCATGTCCTCGACGTCCCCTACCCTGATCCCAGCCGTACGACACTTGAGCACGGCCTGGGGGACGGTGGCCCTGGGTGGATCAATCATGGACACCAGCCCGGCAAAGCAAAGTCCCACGGCCACCTCCGGCAGCGACTCGGGGTCCGTCCCCGCTGCCACCGTCCCCGCCGGCAGCCAGCGGGCGCAGAACCCTTGGGAGGGACaaggggggggacgggggacacaCGGGGTGACGTTGGGACCCGAGCGCATGGGGGTGGTGCACGTGCCACCCTCCTGCGCACGTGTCCTCCATCCCATGTCCCCGCACCTTTCTGTGTCCCCCCTCCATGTacccatgtcccccccatgtcTCCCCGTCTCCTCCATGTCCCCCATCTCCCTATCATCTCCCCTCATCCCCATttcccccccatctccccatgacgtccccctgtccccatctccccatGATGTCCCCCCGTCCCCACATCCCACCATCTCCCCATGACATCCCCCATCCTCATctccccatggtgtccccccatccccacgtccccctcAACCCCATTTCCCCCATGTCCCACCATCTCCCCATGATGTCCCCCATCCTCATGTCCCCCTCGACCCCATTTCCCCCATCCCCCCATGATGTCCCACCATCCCCACACCCCCATCTCCCCATGATGTCCCCCCATCCTCATctccccatggtgtcccccatccccacatcccccccaaccccatgtAGACCATCTCCCCATGAcgtccccccatccccacgtccccctcAACCCCATTTCCCCCATGTCCCACCATCTCCCCATGATGtcccccatccccacgtccccatctccccatgacatcccccatccccatctccccatgacgtccccccatccccacgtcccctccAACCCCATTTCCCCCATCTCCCCATGatgcccccccatccccacgtccccctcAACCCCATTTCCCCCATGTCCCACCATctccccatggtgtccccccatccccacgttcccccatccccatccccattctCCCCGCCATCCCCCGCTCCACCCCACTCACCCAAGACCCTCTCCCCGCGCCCCCCCAGCTCGGCGTAGGCCCCCTCGAAGGCTTCTCTCCATTGGGCATCCAGGGCCAGCTCCTGTCCCTTCAGCAGCACCGTGCTGCACCGTTCCAGCACCCGCTCGGGGGCACCTTTCAGCACCAGGAGTTGCCGTTCTCCCGCCTCGTGGACCGAGAGCTGTCGAGGGACATGGATGCCCGAGTTCCCACCTGGATGCTTGAGTCCCTCCTGGATATCTGGGTCCCCCtcccggacacctgggtccctccTGAACCCCATCCCAGATATCTGGGTCCCTTTCTTGGACACCTGGGTCCTCACCTGAACCCATCCCAGATATTTGGGACCTCTCCTGACCCCATCCTAGATATCTGGGTCCCTTtcctggacacctgggtccccacCTGAACCCATCCCAGATATCTCGGTCCCCTCCTGAACCCCATCCCAGATATCTGGGTCCCCTTCCCAGATGACTGGTCTCCTCCTGACCCCATCCCAGATATTTGGGACCTCTCCTGACCTCATCCAAGATATCTGGGTCCCCTtcccggacacctgggtccccagCTGAACCCATCCCAGATATTTGGGTCCCCCACCCAGATTCTTGGGTATCCCCATCCCGGATTCTTGGGTCCCCCCTCACCTGGAACTTGTTGGTGGAGTTGAAGGGCAACTCGGCCACCTTGGGGAACCGTCCCCGCGCCTCCGACACCGACCCCACCGTCACCTCGGCGAACTTCAGCAGCGCCGTCTCCGAAGCGTCGCCGATGACCTCACGCTGCAGGGGCGGGGCTTAAGCGggtggggcttggggggggtgaggggcCCATAACCCTATATAGCACCCCTATGGGAGAGGTCTTGGCCCCTATATGCCTTTCCGAGCCCTATATAGGGCGCCTATGGGGGTCCTTGTGTTCCCCTTTCAGCCCCATATAGGGCTCCTATAGGCATCTATATGACATTTCCAGCCCCTATAGGCATCCTGGCCCCTATAtgcccctcccagccccatatAGTGCCCCTATAGGAGTCCTGGCCCCTCTACATTTCTCCCAACCCCATATAAAGCCCCATAGAGGGTCCCTACATGCTCTCCCAAGCCCCACAGAGGGTCCCTAGATGCCCCTTCCAGCCCCATATAGGGTCCCTATacagccctcccagccccctATAGATCCCCTATAGGACCCTATACGTGTCCCACCTTGGCCACGGGGACGTTGTCTTGTCCCGGCTTGAACTGGGCCCTATTGCAGAGGGTGACGACGCGGCTCAGCATGGTCCACGTCTCCGACGATTGGTCGAAGCTTTGACCTAGGTGGGACGtagaggttgggggggggtcaccttggggggggtggaggtggtggtgggggtggaCCCAGGCACGCAACTCACCCGATTGGTCCTCGGTGGTGTCGGCCGTATGGATCTGGTTGTCGAACCAGAGATGCGCCACCGTCATCCGGTTTTGGGTGAGGGTCCCCGTCTTGTCGGAGCAGATGACCGAGGTGGAACCCAATGTCTCCACCGCTTCCAGGTTCTTCACCACGCAGTTCTTCCTCGCCAACCTCTTCGCCGTCAGCGAGAGGCAAACCTGGAGGTGCGCAAGTCCCTCAGCACCCTGGGGAACGCTGGGAAGCCCTAGAGCACCCATGGGACCTCCTGTGGTGGCCTTGGAGCCATGGGGacctccaggaaagcagctgaTGCCTGTGGACCCGTAAGGACAACCAGAACCCTGGGTTGTGGTGGACTCACGGGGACCTCAAGAGTCCCAGGTGACCCCATGAAGACCCTCAAGTCTCCCGTAGCACCCATGCTTTGTGATGGGACCCACAGCCCTACGGCTCCAACCCCTGTGATGCCTCAAGCCATACCGTGACAGTGGCCAGCAGCCCCTCGGGGACGTAGGCCACGACGATGGCCATGAAGAAGACCATGGCACGGAGGAAGGGGTAGCCGATGACCATGGCCACCACGAAGAAGGTGGCACCGAAGAAGATGGCAAGGCCGGCGATGATGTCGACGAAGTGCTCGATCTCGATGGCGATGGGGGTCTTCTCGTTCTCCACCCCCGAGGCCAAGCTGGCGATGCGCCCGATGATCGTCCGGTCACCCGTGTTGATCACCAACCCCATGGCCGTCCCTATAGGACCCAGATATCTGGGTGGTTTAAGGGACCTGGGTGTCCGGGTGGGACCCAGATGTCCAGGTtggacccaggtgtccgggtGGGACCCAGATGTCCGGGTTGgacctgggtgtctgggtgggaCCCAGATGTCTGGGTTGGACCCGGGTGTCCAGGTTGGACCCAGATGTCCGGGTTGGACCCGGGTGTCTGGGTGGGACCCAGATGTCCGGGTtggacccaggcgtccgggtgGGACGCACCTTCTAGGCACATGGTGGAGAAGAAGGCGATGTTGCGGGTCTCCAAGGGCGAGTCATGGGTGCACTCGGGTGACCGCGTCTGGGGCTCCGACTCCCCCGTCAACGATGAGTTGTCCAcctggaggtggtggtgggaggaCACGTCTCAGCCTGACACGTGAGGACACCACGTGTCACCCCCCCCCGAAAGGGACCCAGACGTCCGGACCCACCTTACAACCCTGAGCTGAGATGATGCGGATGTCTGCAGGGACTCGGTCGCCTCCTTTGATCTCCACCAGGTCACCGACCACCAATTCGTTGGCGTTGATCTGTAGTTTGTCTCCTTCCCGGATCACCGTGGCTTGCTGGAGGTCACAGGAGAATCCAGGTGTCCGGGTGGGAACCCAGGTGTCCGGGTGGGGACCCAgaagggacccaggtgtcctggTGGCCCCACCTGAGGGACGAGGTTCTTGAAGCTGGCGATGATGTTGGTGCTCTTGAACTCCTGGTAGTAGCCGAAGCAGCCGGTGACAACAACAACGGCGATGAGGGCGATGGCGAGGTACAGCTGGTGGGAAGGGACAGGATCAGGCCCACGGGGTGGGGACCCAGGGAATCCGGGTACCCCCATCcaaggggacccaggtgtcctgCTTCCCCCCCTGAGGGTCCTAGACATCTGGATCCCCGCTCCAAGCCCCACAAGTTCTCCCCTCCTGAGCGTTCCTGGCTTCCAGGTACCCCCCAGATGTTCTCCAGATGGACCTAGGTGTTCCCCCACCCCAAGATGGACCCATACGTTCCCCCACATGGACCTAGGTGTCCCCAGCCCAGATGAACCCAGGTGTTTGCCCAGATGGACCCAGATATTCCCCCAGATGGACCCAGATGTTCCCCCAGATGGACCCAGACGTTCCCCCCGAGATGGCCATAGATATGAACCCAAAGGTTCTCCCAGATAAACCCAGAGGTTCTCCACCCCAGATCTTCCCCAAGATGGACCCAGGGGTTCCTCAACCCATGGACCCATGCGTTCCCCCTGAGATGGACCCAGATGTTCCCTCCTAGATGGACCCAGATGTTCCCCCCGAGATGGACCCAGATGTTCCCTCCTAGATGGACCCAGATATTCCCTCCTAGATGGACCCAGATGTTCCCCCCGAGATGGACCCAGATGTTCCCTCCTAGATGGACCCAGATGTTCCCCCTGAGATGGACCCAGATGTTCCCCCCTGCGATGGACCCATGTCTCCCCCCAAGATGGACCCAGGCATCTTCCCCCCACCACAGATGGACCCAGGTGTCCAACGTACATTGTCGGAGCTGCCGCGGtcaccctccccctcctgcacGCCGTAGGCGATGAGGCAAATGGCCGCCGCCACCCACATCAGGCACTGGAGACCCCCGGCCAGCTGCCGCCCAAACTTGACGCATTCGGGGgtcccccggggggggcggAGCTCGTTGGGACCATCCCGCAGCAGCCGCTCGGCTGCCACCGCTTCTACCAGGCCCTGCCGGGGTCGATGGGGGGTCAACAGGGTTGGTGGGGGTCATGGAGATGACTGGGGTCAATGGGGTTGATGGGGCCAATGGGGGTGTTGGGGGTCATGGAGTTGACTGGGGTCAACGGGGTTGGTGGGGTCAACGGGGTTGACAGGGGTCATGGAGTTGACTGGGGTCAACGGGGGTGTTGGGGGTCATGGAGTTGACTGGGGTCAACGGGGTTGATGAGGTCAACGGGGATGTTGGGGGTCATGGAGGTGACTGGGGTCAATGGGGTTGGTGGGGTCAACGGGGATGTTGAGGGTCATGGAGGTGACTGGGTTCAACGGGGTTGATGGGGTCAATGGGGCTGACAGGGGTCATGGAGTTTATGGGGTCAACAGGGTTGGTGGGGTCAATGGGGTTGGCAGAGGTCATGGCGTTGACCCCTGGGGTCAATGGGGTTGGTGGGGCCAATGGGGTTGATGGCTCATGAGGGGTCAACGAGGTTGATTGGGGTCAACGTGATTGGTGGGGCCATGGGTCAACAGAGGTCAATGGGGTTGAGGGTCAGAGGGTCAtggtgctgggagctgtgggggTTGGCCGGGGTCGGAGGTCAGGGGTCACCCACCTTGGTGATGCTGGTGCTGTACTTGAGCTCCAGGTCGTTCACGTCAAGCTTGTGGTCATCCTGGGGGCACCTGCCTCAGCACTGGCCCCTGACCCCCGACCCCTGACCCTTGCAGTGCCCCCCAGTATAGCCCAGCGCCCTCACagcccctcccagtgccctaTTGACCTTCCCAGTCCCCCTCTTGACCCCTCCAGTCCTCCCCATTGACCCTCCCAGTCCCCCACTGACCATCCCAGTTGCCTCCATTGACCCTTGATGAGCTCCCCACTCTCTCAGTTgacctcccagtgccccccattGACCCCCAGTCCCTCTTGTTGACCTCCCAGTTCCCCAGCTGACCTCCCAGTCTCCCCCACTgaccctcccagtccctcccagtcccccccctcATACCACATCCATCTCCTTCTTCATGTCTTCCAGTTTCTCCTGCTTGCGGCGGCCACGGCCCTTTTTCGCCGGGGGCGGGGCCTTGCCCCGTGGCCCCAACTCATAGCTCTCCTGGGGGCAGAAGTCAAGGGTCAGCTGGGGGCAGGTCCCTTTGTCCATCTGTCCGTCCATCCCTCCCACCTCCATCTTTCCCTTCACCTCGTGCCACCTTCTCTCTGCCCACgtgtccatctgtctgtccctccatccctccatccctccgtCCATCCTTCTGtccgtccctccctccctccaaccctcctgccacccctccgccccttcctccagccttctatctgtccctctgtcccccccATCTTTCCTCCCATCCACCCCTCCATTCCTCCACCCTTCCTTCCATCCTTCTGTccatctctccctccctccatccctccatacctcctccatccctccttcgGTCCAGCCCTTCATtcctctctccatccctccatctcTCCATTCTTCCATCCCTccatttctccatctcttcaTCCCTCCTCATCTCTCCATCTCTCCACTTGTCCATCCCTCCATCTATCCATTTCTCCATTCCTCCATCTCTTCATTTCTCCATCCTTCCAATCCTCCTCcatctctcctccatccctccatccctccatttCTCCATTCCtctatttctccatctctccatttctccatctcttcatccctccatctctccatccctccatctctccatccctccatctctccatccctccatctctccattcctccatttctccatttctccatccctccaaccctcctccatctctcctccatccctccatttctccatttctcatTCTTCCATCTCTCCATCTCTCCATTTCTCCATCCCTCCAATCCTCCTTcatctctcctccatccctccgTCTCTCCATTGCTCCattcctccatccctccatttctccatttctcctccatctctcaatttctccatttctccacctctccatccctccaaCCCTCCTCCATCTCTCCATGCCTCCATCTCTccatttctccatctcttcaTCCCTCCTccatttctccatctcttcaTCCCTCCATCTCTCCATTTCTCCGTTtgtccatccctccatccctccatttCTCCATCCCTCCAACCCTCCTCCGTCTGTCCTACATCCCTCCATTTCTCCATCCCTCCAATCCTCCTTcatctctcctccatccctccagctctccatttctccatccctccaaccctcctccatctctccatccctccatttctccatttctccattCCTCCATTTGTCCatttctccatccctccatttctccatttctccattCCTCCATTTGTCCatttctccatccctccattTCTCCATCCCTCCAACCCTCCtccatttctccatttctccatttctccatttctccatccctccatttctccatccctccaaccctcctccatctctccatctctccatctctccatccctccatttctccatttctccattCCTCCATTTGTCCatttctccatccctccattTCTCCATCCCTCCAACCCTCCtccatttctccatttctccatttctccatttctccatcCCTCCAACCCTCCtccatttctccatttctccatttctccatttctccatccctccatttctccatccctccaaccctcctccatctctccatccctccatttcgccatttctccatctctccatCCCTCCGTCCCTCCATTTCTCCATCCCTCCAGTTGTCCTCcatctctcctccatccctccaccTTCTCCACCTCTCCCCTCACCTCCTTCCCCATGGCAGCTCCCGGcagctcccagtccctcccagtgcctcccagtcctctccccacctccccttaTAACCCACCTTGGGGAACCGCCCCAAGGTGACCTCGCCGGGACGCCTGGGTCCCTccttgggggggtgggggggtggggggtggggacaCCCCCCTCCCTTTTTGGAGGGGAACTAGGACaaccggggggggggtcttggggggacacctgggtcccccgaaacgcctgggtccccccccaaaaaacctgaGTCATACagtggggggggtcccaaatgcccccccccaaacccacagtGCCCTTGATGAagttccccccccctccccccaacgCTTATCAGGTTCTGGCTTATCAATTGCGGTGGAGGGGAGGCCccagacgcctgggtcccctttTGCCGCTCGTTAATGATTAATTACTGATAGCTTATCGGGCTCGTCCCCACGAGGCGCGTGTGGGAGGGtgtaatggggggggggggatgttttTGGGGACCCAAgcgtccgagctcccatcatGCTTTGCTCTAAGTTTAGCTACtgctgggcggggggggggtaaCCAGGCAtcctggcccccccccccccccaaaaaaaaaacccccaaaaaaggtCCGGGACTTCCCATCATGCTCCGCTCTACCCCATAACCACCGTCGCCCTTGGAGGGGACGCGGGTTTTGGGGGCCCCACGGCGTCACCCTGGTTTCGGTTGGGTGAACCCAGGTGCTCGTCACGccttccgcccccccccccccaaaaaaaaaaaaaaaaaaaggggaaccCAAGCATCCGGGCTCCCATGATGCTTTGCTCTGCCCACCACCAACCCCATGGGGACCCAGGTGTTCCCAGTAAGCTTTGCGGGTGGAtatgggggtggtggtggtaggaTGGCATGACCCGCCCCGGACGCCCGGGTCCATCGCACAAGACCCATCGGGACATTTGGGGTTCTTCAGCCTTTGACCTCAACttggagaggaggggggggtgtcaggTGAGACGGGATTGgtccagatgcctgggtccctttGGGGTAGGAGGACCATGGGGTGGTGGGACTCGGACGCTTGGGTGCCTTTGGGGTAGGAGGTCTATGGGTGGTGGGAGCTTTTGGGTGGTGGGACCCCTTGGGTGGTGGGACTCGGACGCTTGGGTCTCTTTGGGGCAGGAGGTCTATGGGTGGTGGGAGCTTTTGGGTGGTGGGACCCCTTGGGTGGTGGGACTCGGACGCTTGGGTGCCTTTGGGGTAGGAGGTCTATGGGTGGTGGGAGCTTTTGGGTGGTGGGACCCCTTGGGTGGTGGGACtcggacgcctgggtccccttgGGGTGTCTATGGGGTGGTGGGATCAGGACGCCTGGGTCTCTTTGGGGCAGGAGGTCTATGGGTGGTGGGAGCTTTTGGGTGGTGGGACCCCTTGGGTGGTGGGACCCCTTGGGTGGTGGGACTCGGACGCTTGGGTGCCTTTGGGGTAGGAGGTCTATGGGTGGTGGGAGCTTTTGGGTGGTGGGACCCCTTGGGTGGTGGGACtcggacgcctgggtccccttgGGGTGTCTATGGGGTGGTGGGATCAGGACGCCTGGGTCTCTTTGGGGCAGGAGGTCTATGGGTGGTGGGAGCTTTTGGGTGGTGGGACCCCTTGGGTGGTGGGACCCCTTGGGTGGTGGGACTCGGACGCTTGGGTGCCTTTGGGGTAGGAGGTCTATGGGTGGTGGGAGCTTTTGGGTGGTGGGACCCCTTGGGTGGTGGGACtcggacgcctgggtccccttgGGGTGTCTATGGGGTGGTGGGATCAGGACGCCTGGGTCTCTTTGGGGCAGGAGGTCTATGGGTGGTGGGAGCTTTTGGGTGGTGGGACCCCTTGGGTGGTGGGACtcggacgcctgggtccccttgGGGTGTCTATGGGGTGGTGGGATCAGGACGCCTGGGTCTCTTTGGGGCAGGAGGTCTATGGGTGGTGGGAGCTTTTGGGTGGTGGGACCCCTTGGGTGGTGGGACCCCTTGGGTGGTGGGACTCGGACGCTTGGGTGCCTTTGGGGTAGGAGGTCTATGGGTGGTGGGAGCTTTTGGGTGGTGGGACCCCTTGGGTGGTGGGACtcggacgcctgggtccccttgGGGTGTCTATGGGGTGGTGGGATCAGGACGCCTGGGTCTCTTTGGGGCAGGAGGTCTATGGGTGGTGGGAGCTTTTGGGTGGTGGGACCCCTTGGGTGGTGGGACCCCTTGGGTGGTGGGACTCGGACGCTTGGGTGCCTTTGGGGTAGGAGGTCTATGGGTGGTGGGAGCTTTTGGGTGGTGGGACCCCTTGGGTGGTGGGACtcggacgcctgggtccccttgGGGTGTCTATGGGGTGGTGGGATCAGGACGCCTGGGTCTCTTTGGGGCAGGAGGTCTATGGGTGGTGGGAGCTTTTGGGTGGTGGGACCCCTTGGGTGGTGGGACCCCTTGGGTGGTGGGACTCGGACGCTTGGGTGCCTTTGGGGTAGGAGGTCTATGGGTGGTGGGAGCTTTTGGGTGGTGGGACCCCTTGGGTGGTGGGACtcggacgcctgggtccccttgGGGTGTCTATGGGGTGGTGGGATCAGGACGCCTGGGTCTCTTTGGGGCAGGAGGTCTATGGGTGGTGGGAGCTTTTGGGTGGTGGGACCCCTTGGGTGGTGGGACtcggacgcctgggtccccttgGGGTGTCTATGGGGTGGTGGGATCAGGACGCCTGGGTCTCTTTGGGGCAGGAGGTCTATGGGTGGTGGGAGCTTTTGGGTGGTGGGACCCCTTGGGTGGTGGGACCCCTTGGGTGGTGGGACTCGGACGCTTGGGTGCCTTTGGGGTAGGAGGTCTATGGGTGGTGGGAGCTTTTGGGTGGTGGGACCCCTTGGGTGGTGGGACtcggacgc contains:
- the LOC138683105 gene encoding potassium-transporting ATPase alpha chain 1-like, giving the protein MLVKKRKTKSGQRAGGSFQVASHAASAMRMGKEATSARSAMVRLRRRMSAGSRRRRRATVPKATRAATLRGNPKESYELGPRGKAPPPAKKGRGRRKQEKLEDMKKEMDVDDHKLDVNDLELKYSTSITKGLVEAVAAERLLRDGPNELRPPRGTPECVKFGRQLAGGLQCLMWVAAAICLIAYGVQEGEGDRGSSDNLYLAIALIAVVVVTGCFGYYQEFKSTNIIASFKNLVPQQATVIREGDKLQINANELVVGDLVEIKGGDRVPADIRIISAQGCKVDNSSLTGESEPQTRSPECTHDSPLETRNIAFFSTMCLEGTAMGLVINTGDRTIIGRIASLASGVENEKTPIAIEIEHFVDIIAGLAIFFGATFFVVAMVIGYPFLRAMVFFMAIVVAYVPEGLLATVTVCLSLTAKRLARKNCVVKNLEAVETLGSTSVICSDKTGTLTQNRMTVAHLWFDNQIHTADTTEDQSGQSFDQSSETWTMLSRVVTLCNRAQFKPGQDNVPVAKREVIGDASETALLKFAEVTVGSVSEARGRFPKVAELPFNSTNKFQLSVHEAGERQLLVLKGAPERVLERCSTVLLKGQELALDAQWREAFEGAYAELGGRGERVLGFCARWLPAGTVAAGTDPESLPEVAVGLCFAGLVSMIDPPRATVPQAVLKCRTAGIRVIMVTGDHPITAKAIAAAVGIISEGSETPEEVAARLRVPLEQVDPRQARARVVTGAELASMTPEALEVLLRAHPEMVFARTSPQQKLVIVESCQRLGAIVAVTGDGVNDSPALKKADIGVAMGIAGSDAAKNAADMILLDDNFASIVTGVEQGRLIFDNLKKSIAYTLTKNIPELTPYLIYITASVPLPLGCITILFIELCTDIFPSVSLAYERAESDIMHLKPRNPRRDRLVNEPLAAYSYFQIGTIRITGVFSGAEGRIRTPGSS